One Alphaproteobacteria bacterium LSUCC0396 genomic region harbors:
- a CDS encoding NAD(P)H-dependent oxidoreductase — MNLFSKLQQREADRNPIRIGMIGAGKFGSMFLAQANRLPGIHIVGIADLNPANARSNLAYVGWPTEKYSAASLDDALQTGASFVGDDWQALVSHSAIDIIVECTGDPVAAVHHIVTAYAHGKDVINVTVEADAFCGPGLSQAAIEAGVVYSMAYGDQPALTCELVDWARTCGFKVTAAGRGHKWLPEYRFSTPETIWNYWGLTAEQAERGRLNPKMFNSFLDGSKPAIESAAIANATGLGVPTNGLAFPPGGVDDIPNLMRPKSAGGVLECDGLVEVISCLTEDGAEIPHDIRKGVWVAIEADNDYIRNCFEEYKVVTDTTGRYMSLYKKWHLIGLELGMSVASVGLRREATGAATCFNADVPAIAKADLGAGSMLDGEGGFTIYGGVRPAAISVANNYLPLGLANHVKLVRPVKKDQPISLDDVEIETTSPAYKMREKTTAMLAG; from the coding sequence ATGAACCTTTTTAGTAAACTTCAGCAACGCGAGGCTGACCGGAACCCCATTCGCATTGGCATGATCGGTGCCGGTAAATTTGGTAGTATGTTTTTGGCACAAGCCAACCGTTTACCCGGTATTCATATTGTTGGCATTGCCGATCTTAACCCGGCAAACGCGCGCTCGAACCTTGCCTATGTTGGCTGGCCCACGGAAAAATACAGTGCCGCCTCGCTAGATGACGCCCTGCAAACTGGCGCCAGCTTTGTTGGCGATGATTGGCAAGCGCTGGTCAGCCATTCGGCCATTGATATAATTGTTGAATGTACCGGCGATCCGGTTGCCGCGGTGCATCATATCGTAACCGCTTATGCGCATGGCAAGGATGTGATCAATGTCACGGTTGAGGCTGATGCCTTTTGTGGCCCCGGCCTAAGCCAAGCTGCAATTGAGGCAGGTGTTGTTTATTCGATGGCCTATGGCGACCAGCCTGCACTGACTTGCGAGCTTGTTGATTGGGCGCGCACCTGCGGTTTTAAGGTTACCGCCGCAGGGCGTGGGCATAAATGGCTTCCCGAATATCGGTTTTCAACACCCGAGACAATCTGGAACTATTGGGGGCTTACCGCCGAACAGGCCGAACGGGGCCGGTTGAATCCAAAAATGTTTAATTCGTTTCTTGACGGCTCAAAACCGGCAATTGAATCGGCCGCCATTGCCAATGCTACCGGTCTTGGCGTGCCTACAAACGGCTTGGCATTTCCGCCAGGTGGGGTTGATGATATCCCTAATCTGATGCGGCCAAAATCAGCCGGCGGCGTGCTTGAATGTGATGGGCTTGTCGAGGTGATTTCCTGCCTTACCGAAGATGGCGCCGAAATTCCGCATGATATCCGCAAAGGCGTCTGGGTGGCGATTGAGGCCGATAATGATTACATCCGCAATTGTTTTGAGGAATATAAGGTCGTTACCGACACAACTGGCCGCTATATGAGCCTTTATAAAAAATGGCATCTTATCGGGCTAGAGCTTGGCATGTCGGTGGCGTCAGTTGGGCTGCGCCGCGAGGCGACGGGGGCGGCAACCTGCTTCAACGCTGATGTGCCCGCAATCGCCAAGGCCGATCTTGGTGCGGGCAGTATGCTGGATGGCGAGGGCGGGTTTACCATTTATGGTGGGGTACGTCCGGCCGCCATATCAGTGGCAAATAACTATCTGCCATTGGGGCTTGCCAATCACGTCAAGCTGGTGCGTCCGGTCAAAAAAGACCAGCCGATCAGCCTTGATGATGTCGAGATCGAAACGACCTCACCAGCCTACAAGATGCGCGAAAAAACCACTGCCATGCTTGCTGGCTAG
- a CDS encoding DUF4396 domain-containing protein has protein sequence MAIAIQALNIHWKCKHTWRTASYNTSWCLLGCSIGDMGTILYFQITGIQWPVLWIMSLAIMNGLVTSIILETIILSRQMAFKLALKTALGMSLISMISMEAAMNLTDFFLTGGAMLTWWAVPLMLVAGFVTPLPYNYWRLKALGKACH, from the coding sequence ATGGCAATTGCAATTCAAGCGCTGAATATCCATTGGAAATGTAAACATACATGGCGAACCGCCAGCTATAACACCAGCTGGTGTTTGCTTGGTTGTTCGATCGGCGATATGGGAACAATATTATATTTCCAGATTACCGGTATTCAATGGCCGGTATTATGGATTATGTCATTGGCGATTATGAACGGCCTTGTGACCTCCATCATCCTAGAGACGATTATCCTATCGCGGCAAATGGCCTTTAAATTGGCATTGAAGACGGCTTTGGGCATGTCATTGATCTCGATGATATCAATGGAAGCCGCGATGAACCTCACCGACTTTTTCCTAACCGGTGGTGCAATGCTGACATGGTGGGCGGTTCCGTTAATGCTGGTGGCCGGTTTTGTAACGCCGCTGCCTTATAATTACTGGCGTCTGAAAGCATTGGGGAAAGCCTGCCATTAA
- a CDS encoding YqaA family protein, producing MTEAGAIFGLFLSAFLAATILPAQSELGLGYLVMSSNYSMAVLILIASLGNTLGAMVNWIVGRGIGKSVMRLEKIQASPRYQAITRWYQKYGRWTLLLSWVPIIGDPITVVAGVLREPFKSFILIVALAKTSRYIVIALFAEKFASG from the coding sequence GTGACTGAAGCTGGTGCTATTTTCGGCCTGTTTCTATCGGCATTTCTGGCCGCCACCATTTTGCCAGCGCAATCTGAACTTGGCCTAGGTTATTTGGTGATGAGTTCGAATTATTCAATGGCAGTGCTCATCCTGATTGCCAGCCTTGGCAATACGCTTGGCGCGATGGTCAATTGGATCGTTGGACGCGGTATTGGCAAATCGGTTATGCGGCTGGAGAAAATTCAGGCATCACCGCGATATCAAGCAATCACCAGATGGTATCAAAAATATGGTCGCTGGACGCTGCTTTTAAGCTGGGTGCCGATCATTGGTGATCCGATCACGGTTGTTGCTGGCGTGTTAAGAGAACCGTTCAAAAGTTTTATTTTGATTGTTGCGTTGGCAAAAACCTCGCGTTACATCGTGATTGCATTATTTGCTGAAAAATTTGCTTCCGGATAG
- a CDS encoding MFS transporter, protein MIDSITRPFRAKAVDDIYINISHFLDHFIMLIFAKAAYDAGRYFGFTYDEIIVYGAIGFVLFGGMAPVAAQLADRFSRSLLMVTFHFGIGIGAIMAGLSQSIYHLAAAIGVIGIFAAIYHPVGIPMLVKSNKFIGYRLGVNGVFGNMGVAAAPLITGLLLTVGDWRLCFILPGVFCLFYGMAFARALKPDQDGPAKARASAADSFAPNWKRALAAMALSTASGGFIFGAMTFVVPRYFEISMTNISTSVAITGLLASLVYAVASFSQIAIGWLIDRYSPKNILFIMAVGQVLFIYLAAQFNDLALFVAMLLAMSFVFGQIPITDAILSRYVPDAWRGRVFSVKFLLNLTIGASVLPACGLILQAGFSMTTLFTIMSAVAVLIVLAAVILPQQQSDQRLDHAPAE, encoded by the coding sequence ATGATTGACAGTATAACGCGCCCGTTCCGTGCCAAAGCGGTGGATGACATCTATATCAATATCAGTCATTTCCTTGACCATTTCATCATGCTGATTTTTGCAAAAGCGGCATATGATGCGGGTCGGTATTTCGGATTTACCTATGACGAAATTATCGTTTACGGCGCAATTGGCTTTGTGCTGTTTGGCGGCATGGCACCTGTCGCCGCCCAGCTTGCCGACCGTTTTTCGCGCTCGCTCTTAATGGTAACTTTCCATTTTGGCATCGGCATCGGGGCGATAATGGCTGGCCTGTCGCAAAGCATATATCATCTTGCTGCGGCGATTGGCGTTATTGGTATTTTTGCCGCTATTTATCATCCGGTTGGTATTCCGATGCTTGTCAAAAGCAATAAATTTATCGGTTATCGCCTCGGGGTTAATGGTGTTTTTGGAAATATGGGAGTCGCCGCTGCGCCGTTAATTACCGGGCTATTGCTAACCGTTGGTGACTGGCGGCTCTGCTTTATTCTGCCCGGTGTGTTTTGCCTTTTTTATGGAATGGCCTTTGCCCGGGCGTTAAAACCAGATCAGGATGGCCCGGCAAAAGCCCGCGCCAGCGCGGCTGATTCCTTTGCCCCAAACTGGAAGCGGGCGCTTGCCGCAATGGCGTTATCAACCGCTAGTGGCGGCTTTATCTTTGGCGCGATGACCTTTGTTGTGCCGCGCTATTTTGAAATTTCAATGACCAATATTTCGACATCTGTTGCCATAACCGGTCTGTTGGCATCGCTGGTCTATGCGGTGGCATCATTTTCGCAAATTGCCATTGGCTGGCTGATTGATCGCTATTCACCCAAAAATATTCTATTCATTATGGCGGTTGGTCAGGTTCTGTTCATCTATCTGGCAGCACAATTCAATGATCTTGCCCTGTTTGTTGCGATGCTTTTGGCAATGAGTTTCGTGTTTGGTCAGATCCCGATCACCGATGCTATCTTGTCGCGCTATGTGCCAGATGCGTGGCGGGGGCGTGTTTTCAGCGTGAAATTTTTACTCAACCTCACAATTGGTGCCAGTGTTTTGCCAGCCTGTGGATTGATATTGCAAGCTGGGTTTTCGATGACGACATTATTTACCATCATGAGTGCCGTTGCGGTTCTGATCGTGCTAGCGGCGGTCATCCTGCCGCAACAGCAAAGCGACCAACGCCTTGATCACGCGCCAGCCGAATAG
- a CDS encoding class I adenylate-forming enzyme family protein produces the protein MSQVMMPIDNFFRSAARWPDRIAVEISNGANQRSISYAELAASVNALAAGLQTIDPAPQSRVGICAYNSFEHLLGWLAAYAAGKVWVPLNPRNGRDELDRIIDLTTPSIIIFDADCGEKFGPNAAHLLVGKDGVDAVRANSVMANLLTANAGKMPRRYPVNSDDLQAIKFTGGSSGMPKGVMQTYRVFNSCIASMIASFGFDMNDRHLLAAPMTHGANTMILPIFAVGGTQLFMGQPSPSAILEAISSMRATTIFVPPTVCYMMLEDDRIDEIDLSSLRHFIIGGATIRPDVVARAMPIFNHAMETCFGQTEVPQIAICMRADDWQDPANHASTGRATVMTQIGIMDAAGTLLPAGETGELVLAGDLVMKGYYKMPEKTAETIIDGWLHTGDVGYVDERGFVFIKDRIRDVVVTGGFNVYPNDVEAVLGQHPDVVECVVFGLPDDKWGEAVHAAVELSKLASCDEAALIDFVKSRLDSIKAPKRIHITDALPRSPVGKVLRREAKIAFATH, from the coding sequence ATGTCTCAAGTCATGATGCCAATTGATAATTTTTTCAGGTCCGCAGCACGCTGGCCGGATCGGATTGCAGTTGAAATCAGTAATGGTGCTAATCAGCGAAGCATCAGCTATGCCGAACTCGCCGCGTCGGTAAATGCGCTTGCAGCCGGGTTGCAGACGATTGATCCAGCCCCGCAAAGCCGCGTTGGGATCTGCGCATATAATAGTTTTGAGCATCTTCTTGGCTGGCTTGCGGCCTATGCTGCTGGCAAGGTTTGGGTACCGTTGAACCCGCGTAATGGCCGCGATGAGCTTGACCGGATTATTGATCTTACCACGCCAAGCATCATTATTTTTGATGCTGATTGCGGTGAAAAATTTGGGCCAAACGCCGCACATCTTCTTGTCGGAAAAGATGGGGTGGATGCGGTGCGTGCGAACAGTGTGATGGCAAATCTGCTGACGGCTAATGCAGGCAAGATGCCACGCCGCTATCCGGTTAATTCTGACGATTTGCAGGCGATTAAATTTACCGGCGGTTCATCAGGAATGCCGAAAGGTGTGATGCAAACATATCGTGTATTCAACAGCTGTATCGCCTCGATGATTGCGTCATTTGGGTTTGATATGAATGATCGTCACTTGCTGGCGGCACCGATGACGCATGGCGCCAATACGATGATCTTGCCAATTTTTGCGGTTGGTGGCACGCAGCTATTCATGGGTCAGCCAAGCCCCAGTGCTATCTTGGAGGCCATTTCGTCCATGCGGGCGACGACGATTTTTGTGCCGCCAACGGTTTGCTATATGATGCTTGAAGATGACCGGATTGATGAAATTGACCTTTCATCATTACGCCATTTTATTATTGGCGGTGCGACGATAAGGCCGGATGTTGTGGCGCGGGCAATGCCGATTTTCAATCATGCGATGGAAACCTGTTTTGGCCAGACGGAGGTGCCGCAGATTGCCATCTGTATGCGTGCTGATGACTGGCAAGATCCGGCGAATCACGCATCAACTGGACGCGCCACGGTAATGACGCAAATCGGGATTATGGACGCCGCCGGCACTCTATTGCCCGCGGGCGAGACTGGCGAGCTGGTGCTGGCTGGTGATCTTGTCATGAAGGGTTATTACAAAATGCCGGAAAAAACCGCCGAAACCATTATTGATGGATGGCTGCATACCGGCGATGTTGGCTATGTTGATGAGCGCGGTTTTGTCTTTATTAAGGACCGGATTCGCGATGTGGTTGTTACTGGCGGGTTCAATGTTTATCCAAACGATGTTGAGGCGGTGCTTGGCCAGCATCCCGATGTTGTCGAATGTGTTGTTTTTGGCCTGCCAGACGATAAATGGGGTGAGGCGGTTCACGCCGCGGTCGAGCTATCGAAACTGGCGAGCTGTGATGAGGCAGCATTGATCGATTTTGTTAAATCACGGCTTGATTCTATCAAAGCCCCAAAACGGATTCATATTACCGATGCGTTGCCCCGAAGCCCGGTAGGCAAGGTGCTGCGCCGTGAAGCTAAAATCGCCTTTGCCACTCACTAG
- a CDS encoding glutathione S-transferase family protein, producing MIDFYTWTTPNGRKVSILLEELGIDYVTHSINITRGDQNSPEFLKISPNNKIPAIVDRDNGLTLMESGAIMHYLAEKHGRFLPTDPAERARVNEWLMWQMGGFGPILGQAHHFLHFNPGKSDYAEERFRNEVARLYGVLDRRLGGRDYICDDYSIADMAIWPWVSRYEWQQVNLADYPNVRAWYQRLLSRDAVQKGYHVPKHMGEIPVG from the coding sequence ATGATTGATTTTTACACTTGGACGACGCCGAACGGGCGTAAAGTTTCGATCCTGCTCGAAGAGCTTGGCATTGATTATGTAACACATTCGATCAACATCACTCGGGGCGATCAGAACAGTCCCGAATTTTTGAAAATCAGTCCGAATAATAAAATCCCGGCAATTGTTGATCGGGATAATGGCCTGACCCTAATGGAGTCGGGTGCTATCATGCACTATCTTGCGGAAAAGCATGGACGGTTTCTGCCAACAGATCCGGCAGAGCGTGCCCGTGTCAATGAATGGCTGATGTGGCAAATGGGCGGGTTTGGCCCAATCCTTGGTCAGGCGCATCATTTCCTGCATTTCAATCCGGGCAAATCAGACTATGCCGAAGAGCGGTTCCGTAATGAAGTTGCACGACTTTACGGCGTTCTCGACCGGCGGCTTGGGGGGCGTGACTATATTTGCGATGATTATTCGATTGCCGATATGGCGATCTGGCCGTGGGTTTCACGCTATGAATGGCAGCAGGTCAATCTGGCCGATTATCCGAATGTCCGCGCATGGTATCAACGCCTGCTTTCGCGTGACGCCGTGCAAAAAGGCTATCATGTGCCAAAGCATATGGGCGAAATTCCAGTCGGATAA
- a CDS encoding OmpA family protein — translation MMMIRRAMGAALIGLWLGGCSVVVFEDGPACPADTACPVGVTAPDIAPDPAIALAEQVPQPAPQPSLSQPVAADQSDPKSDVIIDGYRSYFDYDSAALSQETLSGLVFIADHLKANPAMHILIEGHCDERGTRDYNIALGHKRANAVRMQLAKLGIDRRRIKTQSFGKERPEVLGATAAAWAKNRRTVIRLQNN, via the coding sequence ATGATGATGATCCGCCGTGCAATGGGAGCCGCCCTGATCGGGCTGTGGCTGGGTGGCTGTAGCGTCGTTGTGTTTGAAGATGGGCCAGCCTGCCCTGCGGATACCGCCTGTCCGGTTGGCGTGACGGCGCCCGATATTGCGCCTGATCCAGCAATTGCGCTGGCCGAGCAGGTTCCACAACCAGCGCCACAACCATCACTATCTCAGCCGGTGGCAGCAGATCAATCAGACCCCAAAAGCGATGTTATTATTGATGGCTATCGCAGCTATTTCGATTATGACAGCGCCGCGTTAAGCCAAGAGACCCTGTCTGGATTGGTGTTTATTGCGGATCATCTAAAGGCCAACCCGGCCATGCACATCCTGATCGAAGGTCATTGTGATGAGCGTGGTACCCGTGACTATAATATTGCGCTTGGGCATAAACGCGCAAATGCGGTGCGGATGCAGCTTGCCAAATTGGGGATTGATCGCCGCCGCATAAAGACCCAATCCTTTGGCAAGGAACGGCCAGAGGTGCTTGGCGCAACGGCTGCGGCTTGGGCTAAAAACCGCCGAACAGTGATCCGCTTGCAAAATAACTAA
- a CDS encoding cytochrome c — protein MAFKKTSFATALILSFGLCALAFAHSGATGIVKDRMDRFSQSKDNLKAIKTYLAAGDLAAIIPPAKEISDWAQQMPDYFPAGSNAKPSEASPEIWADFSGFERAAATHYQAANELVLAAQSGDAAATRNAFKATAATCKTCHKSYRLD, from the coding sequence ATGGCGTTTAAAAAAACTAGCTTTGCAACAGCTCTTATCCTGTCATTCGGTCTTTGTGCACTGGCCTTTGCGCATAGTGGTGCAACCGGCATTGTCAAAGATCGCATGGATCGCTTTAGCCAGAGCAAGGATAATTTGAAAGCGATTAAAACATATCTCGCCGCGGGTGATCTGGCGGCTATCATTCCACCAGCAAAAGAGATTAGCGATTGGGCACAACAAATGCCTGATTATTTTCCAGCTGGCAGCAACGCCAAACCATCTGAAGCATCTCCTGAAATCTGGGCAGATTTTTCCGGGTTTGAGCGCGCCGCCGCGACCCATTATCAAGCCGCAAATGAACTGGTTCTTGCCGCCCAGTCTGGTGATGCCGCCGCCACGCGAAACGCGTTTAAAGCCACTGCGGCCACCTGCAAAACTTGTCATAAATCATACCGATTGGATTAA
- a CDS encoding sulfite exporter TauE/SafE family protein, with translation MMSIMADPGLLILVALAFCLAGFVKGVVGLGLPTVSLGLLSLAVTLPTAMALLVIPSLATNIWQALAGGQFKALLRRLWLFLLMAVMMVHVGAWIFSHVDIIMLHRGLGALLLLYSLSSLMTKTLEIPPRLEMFLGPVCGAINGVLTGLTGTLFVPGVMFLQSIGLGRDALVQAMGMLFAASTASLGLALYRHGLMPVSLGLMSGAALVPALIGMQLGLLVRHRLSQEFFRRLFLVALGGLGGYILLS, from the coding sequence ATGATGTCAATCATGGCTGATCCGGGCTTGCTGATTTTGGTTGCGCTGGCATTTTGCCTTGCTGGATTTGTCAAAGGTGTTGTCGGGCTCGGCTTGCCGACGGTTAGTCTTGGCCTGTTGTCTTTGGCGGTTACCTTGCCGACGGCGATGGCACTTTTGGTAATCCCATCATTGGCGACAAATATCTGGCAAGCGCTGGCCGGCGGCCAATTTAAAGCATTGCTGCGGCGGTTATGGCTGTTTTTGCTAATGGCGGTAATGATGGTTCATGTTGGCGCGTGGATTTTCAGCCATGTCGATATTATCATGCTTCATCGCGGGTTAGGGGCGCTATTATTGCTCTATTCCCTTTCCAGCCTAATGACAAAAACCCTAGAAATACCGCCGCGCTTAGAGATGTTTCTAGGGCCAGTTTGCGGTGCAATAAATGGGGTATTAACCGGTCTGACGGGCACATTATTTGTACCGGGGGTGATGTTTCTACAGTCAATTGGCCTTGGGCGTGATGCGCTGGTTCAGGCGATGGGAATGTTGTTCGCTGCATCAACCGCGTCATTGGGACTGGCCCTATACCGGCATGGTCTAATGCCGGTATCACTTGGCCTGATGTCGGGCGCGGCTCTGGTGCCGGCATTGATTGGAATGCAGCTTGGTCTACTAGTCCGCCATCGCCTGTCGCAGGAATTTTTCCGGCGGTTGTTTTTGGTCGCGCTAGGCGGGTTAGGTGGTTATATTTTGCTGTCGTAA
- a CDS encoding CBS domain-containing protein, translated as MTPFIAKLIKRGCVTTHRDCPIDDLIQVLAQRRIGTIVVIDGDNQVIGIVSERDIIRHLSTGAQTAGTKTKDIMTSKVITVETNVTSSQLMQLMTENRIRHVPITRDGHLVGIVSIGDVVKRLLEKYEQEAEQLRQFINS; from the coding sequence ATGACACCATTTATTGCAAAATTAATCAAACGGGGCTGCGTTACGACGCATAGAGACTGCCCAATTGATGATCTGATACAGGTGCTTGCACAACGGCGCATCGGTACGATTGTGGTGATTGACGGCGATAATCAGGTGATTGGAATCGTTTCAGAACGTGACATCATCCGGCATTTATCAACCGGCGCCCAAACCGCCGGCACCAAGACCAAAGACATTATGACAAGCAAGGTTATCACGGTCGAAACCAACGTCACCTCATCTCAGCTTATGCAGCTTATGACCGAAAACCGCATTCGCCATGTGCCCATCACCCGTGATGGTCATCTTGTTGGCATTGTGTCGATTGGCGATGTGGTCAAACGGCTTTTGGAAAAATATGAGCAAGAGGCCGAACAGCTCAGACAATTCATCAATTCCTAG
- a CDS encoding cytochrome c, producing MRIFTGASLCLMLGLAGLLSSVATAPAMANEAAMATGIIELRPDDADHVKLGQKIYLEQCASCHGVNLEGQAGWRDMMVDGMRLAPPHDKSGHTWHHPDELLYQLTKYGFAAMIGSDYKVSMPVYDGIITDQEIIAALSYIKSTWPADVRQIHDRINADYRLNKAMENHKSGS from the coding sequence ATGCGCATTTTTACCGGTGCTAGTTTATGTTTAATGCTTGGCCTTGCTGGATTGTTGTCAAGCGTCGCCACTGCGCCAGCAATGGCAAACGAGGCGGCAATGGCAACCGGAATTATCGAGTTGCGTCCGGATGATGCAGATCACGTAAAGCTAGGTCAAAAGATATATCTTGAACAGTGCGCAAGCTGTCATGGTGTCAATCTGGAAGGGCAGGCTGGCTGGCGCGATATGATGGTCGACGGGATGCGGCTTGCCCCGCCGCATGATAAATCAGGGCACACATGGCATCACCCTGACGAATTGCTTTACCAGCTGACCAAATATGGTTTTGCGGCGATGATTGGCAGTGACTATAAGGTCAGTATGCCCGTTTATGATGGTATCATTACCGATCAGGAAATTATTGCAGCCTTGTCTTATATCAAATCGACATGGCCGGCCGATGTCAGACAAATCCACGATAGAATCAATGCTGATTACCGTCTCAATAAAGCAATGGAAAATCACAAATCCGGATCATAA
- a CDS encoding LysE family translocator — MTITGSEIWLYSAALFLLFLTPGPVWVAMLARGLKGGFAGVWPLALGVAVGDTAWSVAALLTLNQVAGIHADLMIWLKYVAVLVFFAMGFSLLRSAGDAISAPIQLTRPGILAGFLAGFLVILGNPKAILFYIGILPGFFNVDRLQPIDIAVIGGLSALVPFLGNLGMGVLVDHVSKTLNSSSLRRRINRITGGVLILVGAIILVS; from the coding sequence ATGACGATAACCGGTAGTGAAATTTGGCTTTATAGCGCCGCGCTTTTTTTGCTGTTTTTGACGCCCGGGCCGGTCTGGGTTGCGATGCTGGCGCGTGGTCTGAAAGGCGGTTTTGCCGGTGTCTGGCCGCTTGCGCTTGGGGTTGCGGTTGGTGATACGGCGTGGTCAGTTGCGGCGCTGCTTACGCTAAATCAGGTCGCTGGCATTCATGCTGATCTGATGATCTGGCTGAAATATGTTGCGGTTCTGGTGTTTTTTGCGATGGGGTTTAGCCTGCTACGGTCAGCAGGCGACGCGATTAGCGCACCAATTCAATTGACCCGCCCCGGCATCTTAGCCGGGTTTCTTGCTGGCTTTTTGGTTATCCTTGGCAACCCAAAGGCGATTTTGTTCTATATCGGTATTTTGCCCGGATTTTTTAACGTCGATAGATTACAGCCGATTGATATAGCAGTCATTGGCGGGCTATCGGCACTGGTGCCGTTTTTGGGGAATCTTGGCATGGGGGTGCTGGTTGATCATGTCTCAAAAACGCTGAATTCATCATCTTTGCGCCGCCGGATAAATCGAATAACGGGCGGCGTTCTGATCCTTGTTGGTGCGATTATACTCGTTAGCTAG